From Vulpes vulpes isolate BD-2025 chromosome 7, VulVul3, whole genome shotgun sequence, one genomic window encodes:
- the EZH2 gene encoding histone-lysine N-methyltransferase EZH2 isoform X3, producing the protein MGQTGKKSEKGPVCWRKRVKSEYMRLRQLKRFRRADEVKSMFSSNRQKILERTEILNQEWKQRRIQPVHILTSCSVTSDLDFPTQVIPLKTLNAVASVPIMYSWSPLQQNFMVEDETVLHNIPYMGDEVLDQDGTFIEELIKNYDGKVHGDRECGFINDEIFVELVNALGQYNDDDDDDDGDDPDEREEKQKDLEENRDDKESRPPRKFPSDKIFEAISSMFPDKGTAEELKEKYKELTEQQLPGALPPECTPNIDGPNAKSVQREQSLHSFHTLFCRRCFKYDCFLHPFHATPNTYKRKNTETALDNKPCGPQCYQHLEGAKEFAAALTAERIKTPPKRPGGRRRGRLPNNSSRPSTPTINVLESKDTDSDREAGTETGGENNDKEEEEKKDETSSSSEANSRCQTPIKMKPNIEPPENVEWSGAEASMFRVLIGTYYDNFCAIARLIGTKTCRQVYEFRVKESSIIAPAPAEDVDTPPRKKKRKHRLWAAHCRKIQLKKDGSSNHVYNYQPCDHPRQPCDSSCPCVIAQNFCEKFCQCSSECQNRFPGCRCKAQCNTKQCPCYLAVRECDPDLCLTCGAADHWDSKNVSCKNCSIQRGSKKHLLLAPSDVAGWGIFIKDPVQKNEFISEYCGEIISQDEADRRGKVYDKYMCSFLFNLNNDFVVDATRKGNKIRFANHSVNPNCYAKVMMVNGDHRIGIFAKRAIQTGEELFFDYRYSQADALKYVGIEREMEIP; encoded by the exons tgTTCAGTGACCAGTGACTTGGATTTTCCAACACAAGTCATCCCATTAAAGACTCTGAATGCGGTCGCTTCAGTACCCATAATGTATTCTTGGTCTCCCCTTCAGcagaattttatg gtGGAAGATGAAACTGTTTTACATAACATTCCATATATGGGGGATGAAGTTTTAGATCAGGATGGGACTTTCATTGAAGaactaataaaaaattatgatggAAAAGTACATGGGGATAGAG AATGTGGGTTTATAAATGATGAAATTTTTGTGGAGTTGGTGAATGCTCTTGGTCAatacaatgatgatgatgatgatgatgatggagatgatcctgatgaaagagaagaaaaacagaaagatctagaggagaacagagatg ATAAAGAAAGCCGCCCACCTCGGAAATTTCCTTCTGATAAAATTTTTGAAGCCATTTCCTCAATGTTTCCAGATAAGGGCACAGCAGAAGAACTAAAGGAAAA GTATAAAGAGCTCACCGAGCAGCAGCTCCCAGGTGCGCTTCCTCCTGAATGTACCCCGAACATCGATGGACCAAATGCTAAATCTGTTCAGAGGGAGCAAAGCTTGCATTCATTTCATACGCTTTTCTGTAGGCGATGTTTTAAATATGACTGCTTCCTACATC CATTTCATGCAACACCCAATACTTACAAGCGGAAGAACACAGAAACAGCTCTAGACAACAAACCTTGTGGACCACAATGTTACCAGCACTTG GAGGGAGCAAAGGAGTTTGCGGCTGCCCTCACTGCCGAGCGCATCAAGACCCCGCCCAAGCGGCCCGGCGGCCGCAGGAGAGGCCGGCTCCCCAACAATAGCAGCCGGCCCAGCACCCCCACCATTAATGTGCTGGAGTCCAAGGACACGGACAGTGACAGGGAAGCGGGGACTGAGACCGGCGGGGAGAACAAcgataaggaggaggaggagaagaaggacgAGACCTCCAGCTCCTCGG AAGCAAATTCTCGGTGTCAAACGCCAATAAAGATGAAGCCAAACATTGAGCCTCCCGAGAACGTGGAGTGGAGCGGCGCCGAGGCCTCCATGTTCCGGGTGCTCATCGGTACCTACTATGACAATTTCTGTGCCATTGCCAGGCTCATCGGGACCAAGACTTGTCGGCAG GTGTATGAGTTCCGCGTCAAAGAATCGAGTATCATTGCCCCAGCCCCGGCCGAGGACGTGGACACCCCCccgaggaagaagaagaggaaacacCG GTTGTGGGCCGCACACTGCAGAAAGATACAGCTGAAAAAGG ACGGCTCCTCTAACCACGTTTACAACTATCAACCCTGTGACCATCCGCGGCAGCCTTGTGACAGTTCGTGCCCTTGTGTGATAGCACAAAATTTTTGTGAGAAGTTTTGTCAATGTAGCTCAGAGT GTCAAAACCGCTTTCCCGGGTGCCGCTGCAAAGCGCAGTGCAACACGAAGCAGTGCCCGTGCTACCTGGCCGTGCGCGAGTGCGACCCCGACCTGTGCCTCACGTGCGGTGCCGCCGACCACTGGGACAGCAAGAACGTGTCCTGCAAGAACTGCAGCATCCAGCGCGGCTCCAAGAAG CACTTGCTGCTGGCACCGTCTGACGTGGCAGGCTGGGGGATTTTCATCAAAGACCCCGTGCAGAAAAATGAATTCATCTCGGAGTACTGTGGAGAG ATTATTTCTCAAGATGAAGCAGACAGAAGAGGGAAAGTCTACGACAAATACATGTGCAGCTTCCTCTTCAACTTGAACAATG attttgtgGTGGATGCAACCCGCAAGGGTAACAAAATTCGTTTTGCAAATCACTCAGTAAATCCAAACTGCTATGCAAAAG tTATGATGGTTAACGGCGATCACAGGATAGGGATTTTTGCTAAGAGAGCCATCCAGACCGGTGAAGAGCTGTTTTTTGATTACAG ATACAGCCAGGCTGATGCCCTGAAGTACGTGGGCATCGAAAGAGAGATGGAAATCCCTTGA